In Gemmatimonadota bacterium, the following are encoded in one genomic region:
- a CDS encoding sodium:alanine symporter family protein codes for MENSLLEYVGNVQALVWGVPLLVLLGGTGLYLTILLKGVQFRSLWHALYLAFFRRREAGAEGDISHFQALMTALAATVGTGNIAGVATAIAAGGPGALFWMWMTGLVGMATKYSEAVLSVKYRETDSKGLMKGGPMYYISNAMGWKWMGAAYALFAALAAFGIGNMTQSNSMADVLQSSFGVDPWVTGVVLMIGTGLVLIGGIKSIGRAASLIVPTMIVLYILGGLTAILLNASAIPGIFELVVTHAFTPAAAAGGFAGAMVRQAVQFGVARGIFSNESGLGSAGIAAAAAQTKDPVTQALVSMTQTFIDTLVVCTITGFTIIGTGVWLSGDTGAPLTAAAFASGLPGEFGGYLVAVGLVLFAYSTILGWSYYGEKSVVYLLGERSALPYRMLFCLFVGVGAVSELELVWGVSDIMNGLMAFPNLVALLFLSPIVAAETRRYFGSHDAKTA; via the coding sequence ATGGAAAACTCGCTGCTTGAATACGTCGGCAACGTGCAGGCCCTGGTATGGGGAGTGCCCTTGCTGGTGCTGCTGGGCGGCACGGGACTCTACCTGACCATACTGTTGAAAGGCGTACAGTTCCGCTCCCTGTGGCACGCGCTCTACCTGGCATTCTTCAGGCGCCGCGAAGCCGGCGCCGAAGGCGATATCAGCCACTTCCAGGCCCTAATGACCGCGCTGGCGGCGACAGTCGGTACGGGAAACATCGCCGGCGTGGCCACGGCCATCGCGGCCGGGGGACCCGGCGCGCTTTTCTGGATGTGGATGACGGGCCTGGTGGGCATGGCCACGAAATACTCGGAAGCGGTACTGTCGGTCAAGTACCGCGAGACGGATTCGAAGGGGCTCATGAAGGGCGGCCCCATGTACTACATCTCCAACGCCATGGGCTGGAAGTGGATGGGGGCGGCCTACGCGCTGTTCGCGGCGCTCGCGGCCTTCGGCATCGGCAACATGACCCAGTCGAACTCCATGGCCGACGTGCTCCAGAGCAGTTTCGGCGTGGACCCCTGGGTCACCGGCGTCGTCCTGATGATCGGCACGGGCTTGGTCCTGATCGGGGGGATCAAGAGCATCGGCCGGGCGGCCAGCCTGATCGTCCCCACGATGATCGTGCTGTACATCCTCGGCGGACTTACCGCCATCCTGTTGAACGCCTCGGCGATCCCGGGCATCTTCGAGCTCGTGGTCACCCACGCCTTCACGCCTGCCGCGGCCGCCGGGGGCTTCGCGGGTGCGATGGTCCGGCAGGCGGTACAGTTCGGCGTGGCCAGAGGCATATTCTCCAACGAGTCCGGTCTGGGCAGCGCGGGCATCGCCGCCGCGGCCGCCCAGACGAAGGACCCGGTCACCCAGGCCCTGGTGTCCATGACCCAGACCTTCATCGATACCCTGGTCGTGTGCACGATCACCGGTTTCACCATCATCGGTACGGGAGTCTGGCTGTCGGGCGACACGGGCGCGCCGCTCACCGCGGCGGCTTTCGCCAGCGGCCTGCCTGGCGAATTCGGGGGATACCTGGTCGCCGTGGGGCTGGTTCTGTTCGCCTATTCAACGATCCTGGGCTGGAGCTACTACGGCGAGAAATCGGTGGTATACCTGCTCGGGGAACGCTCCGCATTGCCTTACCGCATGCTGTTCTGCCTCTTCGTGGGGGTCGGCGCCGTGTCGGAACTGGAACTGGTCTGGGGAGTCTCCGATATCATGAACGGCCTCATGGCATTCCCCAACCTGGTCGCCCTGCTCTTCCTTTCTCCCATCGTCGCCGCGGAAACCCGGCGGTACTTCGGCAGCCATGACGCGAAGACAGCATAG
- a CDS encoding Gfo/Idh/MocA family oxidoreductase, whose translation METLRIGIAGAGGMGGHHARLLSAREDVRVVSLFDTDPVAMNRMEKTLGPSAQGLNHYASLESMIDAETLDAIVIATPHTRHADQVRTSLEAELHVLVEKPMATTTRDARDFIEYSERADRVLAVAYQRHGEGKFIKAREMIGDGVIGDVRLVHVIIAQDCLGIFSPGASWRADPELSGGGHFMDTGSHINDILLWTTGLEPKSVHAFINPEGTLVDVNTAISVEFTNGAVGNLSYTSMSPEWREEFTFYGTEGVMRFGASEPLFVHRKGEDIRLPQTPGRGKPPAENFIEAILGEAEVQAPPICGLRVVQLTEAAYKSAESGKPEAVG comes from the coding sequence ATGGAAACGCTCCGAATCGGCATTGCGGGCGCCGGCGGCATGGGCGGTCACCACGCCCGGTTGCTGTCCGCCCGAGAAGATGTCCGGGTCGTGTCTCTGTTTGATACCGATCCGGTCGCGATGAACCGGATGGAAAAGACCCTGGGGCCATCCGCACAGGGATTGAACCACTATGCTTCGCTCGAGTCGATGATCGACGCGGAGACACTGGACGCGATCGTCATCGCGACCCCCCATACCCGCCACGCGGACCAGGTCCGTACCAGCCTCGAAGCGGAACTGCATGTGCTCGTCGAAAAACCCATGGCGACGACGACGCGGGACGCCAGGGACTTCATCGAATATTCGGAACGGGCGGACCGGGTGCTGGCCGTCGCCTACCAGCGTCACGGCGAGGGGAAGTTCATCAAGGCCCGGGAGATGATCGGGGACGGCGTCATCGGCGACGTGCGTCTCGTCCACGTCATCATCGCCCAGGACTGCCTCGGGATCTTCAGCCCGGGCGCCTCGTGGCGCGCCGATCCCGAACTGTCCGGCGGCGGGCACTTCATGGATACGGGCAGCCATATCAATGACATCCTGCTGTGGACGACGGGACTGGAACCGAAGTCCGTCCACGCGTTCATAAACCCGGAAGGCACCCTGGTCGACGTCAATACGGCCATCTCGGTGGAGTTCACGAACGGTGCCGTCGGCAACCTGTCCTACACCTCCATGTCGCCCGAATGGCGCGAGGAATTCACCTTCTACGGCACCGAAGGCGTGATGCGTTTCGGCGCTTCCGAGCCGCTCTTCGTCCACCGGAAGGGAGAGGATATCCGGCTGCCGCAAACCCCGGGCCGGGGGAAGCCGCCGGCGGAGAACTTCATCGAGGCCATCCTGGGCGAAGCGGAAGTGCAGGCCCCGCCGATCTGCGGCCTGCGCGTCGTGCAGTTGACCGAGGCGGCCTACAAATCGGCCGAGAGCGGCAAGCCCGAAGCCGTGGGCTGA
- a CDS encoding CoA-acylating methylmalonate-semialdehyde dehydrogenase — protein METNGCPLFIGGNWTGAADAATEPVFNPSDGSVIARTPMCGASEVDAAVRAAREALSDWSATPVVDRARILFRYVHLLEAHFEELSRLVTREHGKTLEEARGSVRRGIEVVEFACGAPTLLMGDALEEIASGIDCDTIRQPVGVCAGITPFNFPAMVPMWMYPIAIVCGNTFVLKPSEKVPLTAVRLVELLQEAGLPPGVMNLVHGGVDVVNALCTHPGIDAVSFVGSSPVARHVYQTATAHGKRVQAAGGAKNYMVILPDADPDFTVDALIGSVYGCAGERCMAGSVAVTVDDAAGRVLPPLREALDGMKIGPTDRDPKVDMGPVVTRQHLDKVHGYIASGLSDGASLYRDGRGVEVPETPDGFYLGPTIFDEASTSMSIVREEIFGPVLSVIRTESLDKGIEACNQSGFGNAAVLFTGDGKAARTFRNRVSAGMVGINVGVPAPMAFFPFSGWNGSFFGDLHIQGKEGFAFYTRQKVTMSRWA, from the coding sequence ATGGAAACGAACGGATGTCCACTTTTCATCGGAGGTAACTGGACCGGTGCGGCCGACGCGGCCACGGAACCGGTTTTCAATCCATCGGACGGCAGCGTGATCGCGAGGACGCCCATGTGCGGCGCTTCCGAAGTCGATGCCGCGGTTCGAGCCGCCCGGGAAGCCCTTTCCGACTGGTCGGCCACGCCGGTCGTGGACCGGGCCAGGATACTCTTCCGGTACGTGCATCTGCTCGAAGCGCATTTCGAGGAACTTTCAAGGCTGGTCACGCGGGAGCACGGCAAGACCCTGGAAGAAGCCCGGGGTTCGGTGCGGAGGGGCATCGAGGTCGTGGAGTTTGCCTGCGGGGCGCCGACGCTGCTCATGGGCGACGCGCTGGAAGAGATCGCCAGCGGGATCGATTGCGACACCATCCGGCAGCCCGTGGGCGTCTGCGCGGGGATCACGCCCTTCAACTTCCCCGCGATGGTGCCCATGTGGATGTATCCCATCGCCATCGTCTGCGGAAACACCTTCGTGCTCAAGCCGTCGGAGAAGGTGCCGCTGACCGCCGTCCGGCTCGTGGAACTCCTGCAGGAGGCCGGACTGCCGCCCGGCGTGATGAACCTCGTGCACGGCGGCGTGGACGTGGTCAACGCCCTCTGCACCCACCCGGGCATTGATGCCGTTTCCTTCGTAGGTTCTTCGCCCGTGGCCCGGCACGTCTACCAGACCGCGACCGCCCACGGCAAGCGCGTGCAGGCGGCCGGCGGCGCGAAGAACTACATGGTCATCCTGCCCGACGCGGATCCGGATTTTACGGTGGACGCCCTGATCGGGTCGGTGTACGGCTGCGCCGGGGAGCGGTGCATGGCCGGCAGCGTGGCGGTGACGGTGGATGACGCGGCCGGGCGCGTGCTGCCTCCGCTGCGCGAAGCGCTGGACGGGATGAAGATCGGTCCGACGGATCGGGATCCCAAGGTAGACATGGGACCGGTGGTTACCCGGCAGCACCTCGACAAGGTGCACGGATACATCGCCTCGGGCCTGTCGGACGGGGCCTCGCTCTACCGGGACGGTCGGGGGGTCGAAGTACCGGAAACGCCGGACGGATTCTACCTGGGTCCCACGATTTTCGACGAAGCGTCCACCAGCATGAGTATCGTCCGCGAGGAGATCTTCGGTCCGGTCCTCTCCGTGATCCGCACCGAAAGCCTCGACAAAGGCATCGAAGCCTGCAACCAGAGCGGATTCGGCAACGCCGCGGTCCTGTTCACGGGTGACGGAAAGGCCGCCCGGACGTTCAGGAACCGGGTGAGCGCGGGGATGGTGGGCATCAACGTAGGCGTACCGGCCCCCATGGCGTTCTTCCCGTTCTCGGGCTGGAACGGCTCGTTCTTCGGCGACCTGCACATCCAGGGCAAGGAAGGTTTCGCCTTCTACACGCGGCAGAAAGTCACCATGAGCCGGTGGGCGTGA